A stretch of Brassica napus cultivar Da-Ae chromosome C6, Da-Ae, whole genome shotgun sequence DNA encodes these proteins:
- the BNAC06G28600D gene encoding uncharacterized protein BNAC06G28600D: protein MFPLAVNFFCKLIHSLMSSDQPPETPLLDSNHDQEQQQPLSGVVEDEDDDLGQTLQWLETFLTLLGFNQSSTRSLVLSWIVFLTVGLVIPVTVLELGHCKDCERYQYKSFELNIVVSQACLAGVSLLCVSHNLRKHGIRKFLFVDQLSGRMGRLKAQYIQQISNSVRLLALWSLPCFGLKAVREIIRMLYVPHDQPWLSVLILLSMIMSWTYLSTIFLAASAMFHLVCNLQVIHFEDYAKLLDGESEISLFIYEHIRLRHYLSKISHRFRIFLLLQFLVVTVSQFTTLFQTTAYSGRITYINGGDFAVSAVVQVVGIILCLHAATKISHRAQAIASVASKWHAIMSCSSTDATQIRTSPSGVHLEATTNPPISFQISHSESDVESMDHYMRMPANNNNHFPSYMSMSAYHKRQAFVLYLQMNPGGITIFGWTVDRHLINTIFFIELSLVTFVLGKTIVFSPE from the exons ATGTTTCCCCTTGCGGTGAATTTCTTCTGCAAACTTATTCACTCTCTGATGTCGAGTGATCAACCACCCGAAACGCCGTTGCTCGATTCAAATCACGATCAAGAGCAACAACAACCTCTCTCCGGCGTCGTCGAGGACGAAGACGACGACCTCGGTCAAACCCTCCAATGGCTCGAGACCTTTCTGACTCTCCTTGGCTTCAACCAATCCTCCACGCGAAGCCTCGTCTTGTCTTGGATCGTGTTTTTAACGGTAGGGCTGGTGATTCCGGTGACAGTGTTGGAGCTTGGGCATTGCAAAGACTGCGAGAGGTATCAGTACAAGAGCTTCGAGCTCAACATCGTCGTCTCGCAGGCGTGTTTAGCTGGCGTCTCTCTTCTTTGCGTTTCTCATAACTTGAGAAAGCATGGGATTCGAAAGTTTCTCTTCGTTGATCAGCTCAGTGGTCGCATGGGACGGCTCAAGGCTCAGTATATTCAGCAAATCTCG AACTCTGTGAGACTGCTTGCACTTTGGTCACTCCCCTGTTTCGGACTAAAAGCTGTTCGAGAGATTATTCGGATGTTATATGTACCTCATGACCAGCCATGGCTCTCTGTTTTGATTCTCTTGTCTATGATCATGTCATGGACTTACTTAAGCACTATCTTTCTAGCTGCAAGTGCCATGTTTCATCTGGTCTGCAACTTGCAAGTCATTCACTTCGAAGACTACGCAAAGCTCTTGGACGGCGAGTCTGAGATCTCTCTTTTCATCTACGAGCACATCCGTTTGCGCCATTACCTCTCTAAGATAAGCCACAGGTTCCGCATATTTCTGCTTCTACAGTTTCTGGTCGTCACGGTTAGTCAGTTTACCACGCTTTTCCAGACCACTGCGTATAGCGGACGTATCACGTATATAAACGGTGGTGATTTCGCG GTCTCGGCGGTGGTCCAAGTTGTTGGGATAATTTTGTGTCTGCACGCAGCAACGAAGATATCTCACAGAGCTCAAGCGATAGCATCAGTTGCAAGTAAATGGCATGCGATAATGTCTTGCTCATCTACAGATGCAACTCAGATAAGGACTTCTCCTAGTGGAGTTCACTTGGAGGCCACCACGAATCCCCCCATCTCCTTTCAGATTTCACATTCAGAGAGcgatgtggagtcaatggatcACTACATGAGGATGCCTGCTAATAATAACAACCACTTTCCTTCTTACATGTCCATGTCCGCATACCACAAGAGACAAGCTTTTG TGCTGTATTTGCAGATGAATCCAGGAGGGATAACGATATTCGGGTGGACAGTAGACAGGCATTTGATAAACACAATATTCTTCATTGAGCTCTCTCTCGTTACCTTTGTACTTGGGAAGACTATAGTTTTCAGTCCTGAATGA
- the LOC106406167 gene encoding cyclin-dependent kinase G-2, giving the protein MTAGRNIRYPDHELRGRQESNSRFSRRDSVYSNESCERARNGAVDSEKGRVSNLRHEDSGKDRGMIRSGAVNSREAFVDRGPKRCGLSVSASSVDREPGELSSESGSDESESVVKGNGDVKQVDNRAQSPVEKKRKFSPIVWDRDEKPLEATPLPPPPPLVKRSSQSPSVNTVGNSPFPPKQSSMHEDPKQVGLLEVSAPTLPSPVEISSSCVVEQSSNAGKDGKQEDATHQDEEENMPTRHISSSRWAAGNSSPTDEGEIVELEIDKRRKKLLQGRLPNKSLTPEAGESVREGCTSSDSDERRHHSLPGSRDDFEEKTAVKGDYMEIDEGERRRGNTSDSLTETDSDDEYVRHETPEPAGPPLRSINMLQGCRSVDEFERLNKIDEGTYGVVYRAKDKKTGEIVALKKVKMEKEREGFPLTALREINILLSFHHPSIVDVKEVVVGSSLDSIFMVMEYMEHDLKALMETMKQRFSQSEVKCLMLQLLEGVKYLHDNWVLHRDLKTSNLLLNNRGELKICDFGLARQYGSPLKPYTHLVVTLWYRAPELLLGAKQYSTAIDMWSLGCIMAELLAKAPLFNGKTEFDQLDKIFRVLGTPNESIWPGFSKLPGVKVNFVKHQYNLLRKKFPATSFTGSPTLSDAGFDLLNKLLTYDPERRITVDDALKHEWFSEVPLPKSKDFMPTFPAQNSQDRRGRRMIKSPDPLQEQHRKDLSQTELGSGGLFG; this is encoded by the exons ATGACGGCTGGGAGGAATATTAGGTATCCTGATCATGAACTGAGAGGCCGCCAAGAGTCGAATTCTAGATTTTCGAGGCGTGATAGTGTTTACTCAAACGAGAGTTGTGAACGTGCGAGGAACGGTGCTGTTGATAGTGAAAAGGGACGGGTTAGTAATTTAAGACACGAGGATAGCGGTAAAGATAGAGGTATGATTAGGTCCGGAGCTGTTAACAGTAGGGAAGCTTTTGTTGATCGTGGACCTAAAAGATGTGGGCTTTCAGTTTCAGCTAGCTCTGTTGATAGGGAACCGGGTGAGCTCTCTAGTGAGAGTGGCTCTGATGAGTCTGAATCTGTGGTGAAAGGTAATGGAGATGTGAAGCAGGTGGATAATAGAGCTCAAAGCCCTgtagaaaagaagagaaagtttTCACCAATAGTATGGGACAGAGATGAAAAACCTTTGGAGGCCACCCCTCTTCCTCCCCCACCTCCACTTGTTAAGAGGTCAAGCCAGTCACCTAGTGTCAATACTGTTGGCAACTCTCCTTTTCCTCCTAAACAGAGTAGCATGCATGAAGATCCTAAGCAAGTTGGTCTTCTTGAGGTTTCTGCTCCTACTTTGCCATCTCCGGTAGAGATATCTTCTTCGTGTGTGGTGGAACAATCATCAAATGCTGGGAAGGATGGAAAACAAGAGGATGCAACGCACCAGGATGAGGAGGAAAACATGCCAACGAGGCATATATCATCCTCTAGGTGGGCTGCTGGTAATAGTTCTCCAACTGACGAGGGTGAAATAGTAGAATTGGAAATAGATAAAAGGAGGAAGAAACTACTTCAGGGCAGATTGCCCAATAAGTCTTTAACGCCTGAGGCTGGGGAGTCTGTGAGGGAAGGTTGTACATCATCTGATTCCGATGAAAGGAGACACCATTCTTTGCCGGGAAGCAGAGATGATTTTGAGGAAAAAACTGCTGTTAAGGGTGACTATATGGAAATAGATGAGGGGGAACGCAGAAGAGGAAATACTAGCGACAGTCTTACTGAAACAGATTCTGATGACGAATATGTTCGCCATGAGACACCTGAACCTGCTGGTCCTCCATTGAGAAGTATAAACATGCTCCAGGGTTGTCGAAGTGTTGATGAGTTTGAGAGATTAAATAAGATAGATGAAGGCACTTATGGTGTTGTTTATAGAGCGAAGGATAAGAAGACAGGTGAAATTGTGGCATtgaagaaggtgaagatggaaaaagaaagagaaggctTTCCGTTGACTGCTCTTCGGGAAATTAACATACTTCTTTCTTTTCATCACCCATCAATAGTCGATGTTAAAGAGGTGGTTGTGGGTAGTAGTCTTGATAGCATTTTTATGGTGATGGAATATATGGAACATGATCTTAAAGCATTGATGGAGACAATGAAGCAGCGTTTCAGTCAAAGTGAAGTTAAATGCTTAATGCTTCAACTTTTAGAAGGCGTCAAGTATCTTCATGACAATTGGGTGCTTCATCGAGATTTGAAAACATCTAACCTGCTTTTAAACAATCGGGGTGAGTTGAAGATATGTGACTTTGGTTTGGCTCGGCAATACGGCAGCCCGCTGAAGCCATATACTCATCTGGTTGTTACGCTTTGGTACAG GGCACCTGAACTTCTCTTGGGAGCGAAACAATATTCTACAGCGATTGACATGTGGTCACTGGGTTGTATCATGGCAGAACTATTAGCAAAAGCGCCATTATTCAATGGTAAAACTGAATTTGATCAACTTGACAAG ATTTTCAGAGTCCTGGGTACTCCCAATGAATCAATTTGGCCTGGATTCTCCAAGCTGCCTGGAGTCAAGGTCAACTTCGTCAAGCATCA GTACAACCTATTACGTAAGAAATTTCCAGCCACTTCATTTACTGGTTCACCAACTCTGTCCGACGCTGGCTTTGACTTGCTGAACAAGCTCCTGACATACGATCCTGAGAgg agAATAACTGTTGATGACGCTCTTAAGCATGAATGGTTTAGTGAAGTCCCTCTGCCAAAATCCAAAGATTTCATGCCTACTTTCCCTGCTCAAAATTCCCAGGACAG GCGTGGGAGGAGGATGATAAAGAGCCCAGATCCTTTGCAAGAGCAACATAGGAAGGATCTATCACAAACCGAACTTGGGTCTGGTGGTCTGTTTGGCTGA
- the LOC106405355 gene encoding LYR motif-containing protein 4-like, with protein sequence MVDKGQVIRLCRSLLRAGRQLPDYNIREYAKRRTFDGFRMNKNLTDHSKVEKAYAEGKKQLEVVERVVKVYLAYPPKTKNIMELKLH encoded by the coding sequence ATGGTAGATAAAGGTCAAGTCATCAGACTCTGTCGTTCCCTGCTTCGGGCAGGGCGTCAGTTGCCTGACTACAACATCAGGGAGTACGCTAAGCGAAGGACCTTCGATGGGTTCCGCATGAACAAGAATCTCACTGATCATTCTAAGGTGGAGAAGGCTTATGCTGAAGGTAAGAAGCAGCTGGAGGTTGTAGAGAGGGTGGTGAAGGTTTACTTGGCATATCCTCCCAAGACCAAGAACATCATGGAACTCAAGCTTCACTAG